The following is a genomic window from Janibacter sp. DB-40.
TCACCGGGCCGAGCTTGAGCCGCTCGCCACGGAAGGTCGTCCACGCGCCGGGTGCGGGCGTGCACCCACGGATGTGCCGGTCCACAGCCATCGCGGGGTGGGCCAGGTCGACCCGCGCGTCCTCGACGGTCAGCTTCGCGGCGTGGCTGACACCCTCCGTCGGCTGGGCCCGCGGCTCGAGGTCGCCCGTGGCCACGCCGTCCATCGTCGCCAGCAGGAGTGGGGCGCCGGCGTCGGCGAGCCGGTCGAGGAGCGACCCGGCGGTGTCGTCGGGACGGATCCGCTCGGTCATCGTCCCGAGGACCGGACCGGTGTCCAGACCCGCCTCGATCAGGAAGGTGCTCGCGCCCGTGATCTCGTCGCCGGCGATGATCGCCCGTTGGACCGGGGCGGCGCCGCGCCAGGCCGGGAGCAGCGAGAAGTGGAGGTTGACCCACCCGTGCGTCGGGATGTCCAGGACCTCCCGGGGAAGGAGTGCGCCGTAGGCGACGACCGGGCAGCAGTCCGGCGCCAGGGCGGTCAGCTCGGCCACGAAGTCCGGGTCCCGGGGGCT
Proteins encoded in this region:
- the fmt gene encoding methionyl-tRNA formyltransferase, which translates into the protein MRLIFAGTPQVAVPSLRALSDSDHEVVAVVTRPDARVGRGRRLEPSPVKTVAQELGLPVLTPSSPRDPDFVAELTALAPDCCPVVAYGALLPREVLDIPTHGWVNLHFSLLPAWRGAAPVQRAIIAGDEITGASTFLIEAGLDTGPVLGTMTERIRPDDTAGSLLDRLADAGAPLLLATMDGVATGDLEPRAQPTEGVSHAAKLTVEDARVDLAHPAMAVDRHIRGCTPAPGAWTTFRGERLKLGPVTITDESLPAGRIEARKREVLVGTADRAVRLGEVVPLGKKPMPAADWARGVRVATDERLGEEQA